The genomic interval CACGAGGCGATCGTGGCCGCAGGCGTCGCAGTGGAGCTTCAGGAAGCCGTGAGCGAGGATCCCGCATCGGAGGTACGCGCGCAGCTCCTGCTCGATGAAGCGGGGCGCGGGGTGATCGCCTTCGCGGGCGCTTGCCAGGAAGCTCTCGAGCTGCTCGCGGACGACCTCGTGCAATACGGTCTCCTCGGGTCGGTGCCGCCCGTATGCCGGTGCAGCACCGGAGGTGCGATGGCCCGGGTGCGAGGGGGAGCGGGCTGCGAGCTCGGTATTCACACCCGGTCGCCTTGCGAGCGGCATACCGCGCCGTGGAGGGCCTACGGAAAGCGGGAGCTGCCGACCGGGCCAATACGAGGA from bacterium carries:
- a CDS encoding IS91 family transposase; its protein translation is MHEVVREQLESFLASAREGDHPAPRFIEQELRAYLRCGILAHGFLKLHCDACGHDRLV